From a region of the Kwoniella mangroviensis CBS 8507 chromosome 1 map unlocalized Ctg01, whole genome shotgun sequence genome:
- a CDS encoding ATP-dependent RNA helicase DBP2-A, whose protein sequence is MSYGGGSYGGGYGGGGGGGYGGGGGGYGGGGYGGGGGGYGGGGSYGGGGDRMGNLGGGLHSIDWNHTNLTKFEKNFYVQDPRVTARTDAEINQFRAEKTMKIQGQNVPRPITTFEEAGFPDYILSEIRSMGFTAPSSIQCQAWPMALSGRDLVAVAETGSGKTISFALPAMVHINAQPLLAPGDGPIVLILAPTRELAVQIQTECTKFGKSSRIRNTAIYGGAPKGPQIRDLQRGVEICVATPGRLIDMLESGKTNLKRVTYLVMDEADRMLDMGFEPQIRKIVSQIRPDRQTLLFSATWPKEVQRLAMDFLHDFIQVNIGSMELTANHNVTQHVEICTDYDKRQKLLGHLEQISKENAKVIIFIATKRVADDLTKFLRMDGWPALAIHGDKQQAERDWVLAEFKSGRSPIMLATDVASRGLDVKDIGYVINYDFPNNCEDYIHRIGRTGRAGRKGVSYTYFTADNSKQARELVQILRESKSEVSPELEQMAMYGGGGGGRGRGGGGRGGRGGRYGGGGGGGSYGSGANGYGGGGSGGGYSSRW, encoded by the exons ATG TCTTACGGTGGTGGATCATACGGCGGTGGatacggtggtggtggtggcggcGGATACGGCGGTGGGGGTGGTGGATacggaggaggtggatatggaggtggtggtggtggttaTG GCGGTGGCGGATCATACG gtggtggcggtgatAGAATGGGTAACCTCGGTGGTGGTTTACACAGCATTGATTGGAACCACACCAATCTTACCAAGTTTGAGAAGAA CTTCTACGTTCAAGACCCTCGAGTAACTGCTCGAACCGATGCTGAAATCAATCAGTTCCGAGCCGAGAAAACCATGAAGATCCAAGGTCAAAATGTTCCTCGACCTATCACCACTTTCGAGGAAGCTGGTTTCCCCGACTACATTCTTTCCGAAATCCGATCCATGGGTTTCACAGctccttcatccattcaATGTCAAGCTTGGCCCATGGCTCTTTCCGGTCGAGATCTCGTTGCTGTCGCCGAAACCGGTTCCGGTAAAACCATCTCATTCGCTCTTCCTGCTATGGTCCACATCAAcgctcaacctcttctcgcTCCTGGTGATGGCcccatcgtcctcatcctcgctcCCACTCGAGAACTCGCTGTGCAGATCCAAACTGAATGCACCAAGTTCGGTAAATCCTCTCGAATCAGAAACACCGCTATCTACGGTGGTGCCCCCAAGGGTCCTCAGATTAGAGATCTCCAACGAGGTGTAGAGATCTGTGTAGCTACTCCAggtcgattgattgatatgctCGAATCCGGTAAAACCAACTTGAAGAGGGTTACCTACCTTGTTATGGACGAAGCCGATCGAATGCTTGATATGGGTTTCGAACCTCAAATTAGAAAGATTGTCAGTCAAATCCGACCTGATCGACAAactcttcttttctccgCTACGTGGCCCAAGGAAGTTCAACGACTTGCCATGGATTTCCTCCACGACTTCATCCAAGTCAACATCGGTTCAATGGAACTCACTGCCAACCACAACGTCACCCAACACGTTGAGATCTGTACCGATTACGATAAGAGGCAGAAACTCCTCGGTCACCTCGAGCAAATCTCCAAAGAGAACGCCAAAGTCATTATCTTCATTGCTACTAAGCGAGTCGCTGATGATCTCACCAAATTCCTTCGAATGGATGGCTGGCCCGCTTTAGCCATTCACGGTGACAA ACAACAAGCCGAACGAGATTGGGTGCTTGCTGAATTCAAATCTGGTCGAAGTCCTATCATGCTTGCTACTGACGTTGCTTCCCGTGGTCTCG ATGTCAAGGACATTGGTTATGTCATTAACTA TGACTTCCCTAACAACTGTGAAGACTATATTCACCGAATCGGTCGTACCGGTCGAGCTGGTCGAAAGGGTGTCTCATACACTTACTTCACCGCTGACAACTCTAAGCAAGCTCGTGAACTTGTTCAAATCTTGAGAGAGTCCAAGAGTGAAGT TTCTCCTGAGCTCGAGCAAATGGCTATGTAcggtggtggcggtggtggtagaggtcgaggtggtggtggtcgaggtggtagaggtggacgatatggtggtggtggtggcggtggatCCTATGGCTCCGGTGCCAACGGgtacggtggtggtggttcaGGAGGAGGTTATTCTTCCAGGTGGTAG
- a CDS encoding transcription elongation factor S-II: MDANTLTGLVKELNTANADGKTDEVLRILKKLKAEVEPSEDLLRSSKAGVAIGKLRLSSTSSISSLAKEIVKSWRDVIEENKKKRKRDDGDATNTKKEEGSAKRVKAEGSSTAPSPSAASPNPSTPDIKNETNSTSKKSPSADSPRQPLSTIDSSRTTPRTAKSDGVDKSLRADSSDGAADPVRDKCVVMIYDALAGDSTAQNKILTERAVGIEKYAHKALNYSTGNDYRGKIRSLYLNLKDKGNPALRNEIVLGYISTEKVANMSKDEMASESVRALNEKIASDNLFKAKAVGETQAETDAFKCGRCQQRKCTYYQMQTRSADEPMTVSENFRPNMEIENAD, encoded by the exons atggacgCGAACACTCTGACAGGACTCGTCAAAGAGCTGAACACTGCTAATGCAGATGGAAAGACCGAT GAAGTACTCAGGATATTGAAAAAGCTCAAAGCGGAGGTAGAACCTTCGGAGGATCTCTTACGA TCATCAAAAGCAGGTGTAGCAATAGGTAAACTCCGAttatcttccacttcttccatctcgaGTTTAGCCAAGGAAATAGTCAAATCATGGAGAGATGTGATAGAggagaataagaagaagaggaagagggatgatggtgatgctACGAATAcgaaaaaggaagaaggttcTGCTAAGCGTGTAAAGGCGGAAG GCTCATCAACAGCTCCATCGCCCTCTGCCGCATCTCCCAACCCCTCCACACCAGATATCAAGAACGAAACCAATTCTACCTCCAAGAAATCCCCTTCGGCAGATTCGCCCCGTCAGCCTCTATCTACGATCGACAGCAGTAGGACGACTCCCCGTACGGCCAAATCGGACGGTGTTGATAAAAGTCTACGGGCAGATAGTTCAGATGGAGCTGCTGATCCGGTGAGGGATAAATGTGTGGTGATGATCTACGATGCATTAGCTGGGGATAGTACGGCAC AAAATAAGATCTTAACGGAACGAGCAGTGGGGATAGAGAAGTATGCGCATAAAGCGCTGAATTACTCGACAGGAAACGATTACAgaggaa AGATTAGATCACTATACCTCAATTtgaaagataaaggtaatCCAGCATTGAGGAATGAGATTGTTCTGGGGTACATCAGTACAGAGAAAGTAGCCAATATGTCAAAAGAT GAAATGGCATCTGAATCCGTCCGAGCACTCAACGAGAAAATCGCTTCTGATAATCTGTTCAAAGCCAAAGCAGTCGGTGAAACTCAAGCTGAAACGGACGCGTTCAAGTGCGGTAGATGTCAACAGAGGAAATGTACTTATTATCAGATGCAGACTAGGTCAGCGGATGAACCTATGACTGTGAGTGAGAACTTCCGTCCAAATATGGAGATTGAAAATGCTGATTAA
- a CDS encoding mitochondrial 37S ribosomal protein mS41, whose translation MFLPSLRASSSKLPSAILNSRMISSTTRVMNKAPLRASAETPTPQDLLSKIGRNADTKLEAFAESWEKLNELWMRTVKLYDVGLSVKERRYLLWAFSRYSQGSAPSTFIRPPRPPKKFRGWGPKIQHGVRVRD comes from the exons ATGTTTTTACCATCCCTTCGAgcgtcatcttccaaactgCCTTCCGCGATATTGAACAGTCGGATGATATCGTCTACTACTAGAGTAATGAATAAAGCACCTCTCAGAGCATCAG CCGAAACTCCTACGCCTCAGGATCTATTATCGAAAATAGGTAGAAACGCAGACACCAAGCTTGAGGCGTTCGCTGAGTCGTgggagaagttgaatgagtTGTGGATGAGGACTGTGAAATTGTATGATGTTGGATTATCGGTTAAggagaggag GTATCTC CTCTGGGCTTTTTCGAGGTATTCTCAAGGATCTGCTCCTTCGACATTCATCAGACCTCCCAGACCACCAAAGAAGTTCAGAGG ATGGGGTCCAAAGATACAACATGGTGTTAGAGTAAGGGATTGA